The following are encoded in a window of Urocitellus parryii isolate mUroPar1 chromosome 7, mUroPar1.hap1, whole genome shotgun sequence genomic DNA:
- the LOC144255786 gene encoding YTH domain-containing family protein 3-like produces MSATSVDQRPKGQGNKDLWGVSVQNGSIHQKDAVNDDDFEPYLSSQTNQSNSYPPMSDPYMPSYYAPSIGFPYSLGEAAWSTAGDQPMPYLTTYGQMSNGEHHYIPDGVFSQPGALGNTPPFLGQHGFNFFPGNADFSTWGTSGSQGQSTQSSAYSSSYGYPPSSLGRAITDGQAGFGNDTLSKVPGISSIEQGMTGLKIGGDLTAAVTKTVGTALSSSGMTSIATNSVPPVSSAAPKPTSWAAIARKPAKPQPKLKPKGNVGIGGSAVPSPPIKHNMNIGTWDEKGSVVKAPPTQPVLPPQTIIQQPQPLIQPPPLVQSQLPQQQPQPPQPQQQQGPQPQAQPHQVQPQPPQLQNRWVAPRNRGAGFSQNNGVGSENFGLGVVPVSASPSSIEMHPVLEKLKAINNYNPKDFDWNLKNGRVFIIKSYSEDDIHRSIKYSIWCSTEHGNKRLDAAYRSLNGKGPLYLLFSVNGSGHFCGVAEMKSVVDYNAYAGVWSQDKWKGKFEVKWIFVKDVPNNQLRHIRLENNDNKPVTNSRDTQEVPLEKAKQVLKIIATFKHTTSIFDDFAHYEKRQEEEEAMRRERNRNKQ; encoded by the exons ATGTCAGCCACTAGCGTGGATCAGAGACCTAAAGGGCAAGGCAATAAAGATCTGTGGGGAG TTTCAGTACAAAACGGTTCGATTCATCAAAAAGATGCTGtaaatgatgatgattttgagCCATACTTAAGTAGCCAGACAAATCAGAGTAACAGCTATCCACCAATGTCAGATCCATATATGCCTAGTTACTATGCTCCATCCATTGGATTTCCATATTCTCTTGGGGAAGCAGCATGGTCCACGGCTGGAGACCAGCCTATGCCATATCTGACAACCTATGGACAAATGAGTAATGGAGAACATCATTATATACCAGATGGTGTTTTTAGTCAGCCTGGAGCATTAGGAAATACCCCTCCATTTCTTGGACAACATGGATTTAACTTTTTTCCTGGTAATGCTGATTTCTCTACATGGGGGACAAGTGGATCTCAGGGACAATCAACACAAAGTTCTGCTTATAGCAGCAGTTATGGCTATCCACCTAGTTCTCTTGGGAGAGCTATTACTGATGGACAGGCTGGATTTGGCAATGATACTTTGAGTAAGGTGCCTGGCATTAGCAGTATTGAGCAAGGCATGACTGGACTGAAAATTGGTGGTGACCTGACAGCTGCAGTGACAAAAACTGTAGGTACAGCCTTGAGCAGCAGTGGTATGACTAGCATTGCAACCAATAGTGTACCCCCAGTTAGTAGTGCAGCACCTAAACCAACCTCCTGGGCTGCCATTGCTAGGAAGCCTGCCAAACCTCAACCGAAACTTAAACCCAAGGGCAATGTGGGCATTGGGGGTTCTGCTGTACCATCACCACCTATAAAACACAACATGAATATTGGAACTTGGGATGAAAAGGGGTCAGTGGTAAAGGCTCCACCAACCCAACCAGTTCTGCCTCCTCAAACTATAATCCAGCAGCCTCAGCCATTAATTCAACCGCCACCATTGGTGCAAAGCCAACTGCCTCAGCAGCAGCCTCAGCCACCACAACCACAGCAGCAACAAGGACCTCAGCCGCAGGCCCAGCCACACCAAGTGCAGCCTCAGCCACCGCAGCTGCAAAATCGCTGGGTAGCTCCTCGGAACAGGGGAGCGGGCTTCAGCCAGAACAATGGAGTGGGCAGTGAAAACTTTGGTTTAGGTGTTGTACCTGTCAGCGCTTCACCTTCTAGCATAGAAATGCATCCAGTACTGGAAAAGCTAAAGGCCATAAACAACTATAATCCCAAAGACTTTGATTGGAACCTGAAGAATGGACGTGTGTTTATAATTAAAAGCTACTCTGAGGATGACATACATCGTTCCATTAAGTATTCTATCTGGTGTAGTACTGAGCATGGTAATAAGCGTTTGGATGCAGCCTACCGTTCCCTGAATGGGAAAGGCCCACTCTATTTACTCTTTAGTGTGAATGGAAGTGGACATTTTTGTGGAGTGGCTGAGATGAAGTCTGTTGTGGACTATAATGCATATGCTGGTGTCTGGTCTCAGGATAAATGGAAGGGCAAATTTGAAGTTAAATGGATCTTTGTGAAAGATGTTCCCAATAACCAGTTACGGCACATTCGCTtagaaaacaatgacaacaaaccAGTAACCAATTCAAGGGACACTCAAGAGGTACCTCTAGAAAAGGCTAAGCAAGTGCTTAAAATAATTGCTACTTTCAAGCATACCACCTCAATCTTTGATGACTTTGCACATTATGAAAAGCgtcaagaagaggaggaagccaTGCGTAgggagagaaatagaaacaaacaataa